In Nomascus leucogenys isolate Asia chromosome 11, Asia_NLE_v1, whole genome shotgun sequence, the following proteins share a genomic window:
- the ZNF793 gene encoding zinc finger protein 793 isoform X1 has product MIEYQIPVSFKDVVVGFTQEEWHQLSPAQRALYRDVMLETYSNLVSVGYEGTKPDVILRLEQEEAPWIGEAACLGCHCWEDIWRVNIQRKRRQDMLLRQGTAISKKTLPKEKSREYNKFGKISLLSTDLFSSIQSPNNWNPCGKNLYHNLDLIGFKRNCTKKQDECYGYGKLLQRINHGRRPNGEKPRGCSHCEKAFTQNPALMYKPAVSDSLVYKRKRVPPTEKPHVCSDCGKAFCYKSEFIRHQRSHTGEKPYGCTDCGKAFSHKSTLIKHQRIHTGVRPFECFFCGKAFTQKSHRTEHQRTHTGERPFVCSECGKSFGEKSYLNVHRKMHTGERPYHCRECGKSFSQKSCLNKHWRTHTGEKPYGCNECGKAFYQKPNLSRHQKIHARKNAYRNENLIIVGNT; this is encoded by the exons ATGATCGAATACCAG ATACCTGTGTCATTCAAAGATGTGGTTGTGGGCTTCACCCAAGAGGAGTGGCACCAGCTGAGTCCTGCTCAGAGGGCCCTGTACCGGGATGTGATGCTGGAAACCTATAGCAACCTCGTCTCAGTGG GTTATGAAGGCACCAAACCAGATGTGATCCTCAGGCTGGAGCAGGAAGAAGCACCATGGATTGGTGAGGCAGCATGCCTGGGCTGCCACTGTTGGG AAGACATCTGGCGAGTTAATATCCAGAGGAAAAGACGGCAAGACATGCTTTTGAGGCAAGGCACAGCCATAAGCAAGAAAACATTGCCCAAGGAAAAAAGCCGTGAATATAATAAGTTTGGGAAAATATCACTTCTGAGCACTGATCTTTTTTCTTCAATCCAGAGCCCTAATAACTGGAACCCTTGTGGAAAGAATTTGTACCATAATTTAGACTTGATTGGTTTTAAGAGAAACTGTACAAAAAAGCAAGATGAGTGTTATGGTTATGGGAAATTGCTTCAGCGTATAAACCATGGTAGACGACCTAATGGAGAAAAGCCCCGGGGTTGCAGTCACTGTGAGAAAGCTTTCACCCAGAACCCAGCACTTATGTATAAACCAGCAGTAAGTGATTCTCTCGTGTACAAACGGAAGAGGGTTCCACCTACAGAAAAACCCCACGTCTGTAGTGACTGTGGGAAAGCCTTCTGCTACAAGTCTGAATTCATTAGGCATCAGAGAAGTCACACTGGGGAGAAGCCTTATGGCTGCACTGACTGTGGGAAAGCCTTTTCACATAAGTCAACCCTCATCAAACaccagagaattcacactggggTAAGACCCTTTGAATGTTTTTTTTGTGGGAAAGCCTTTACCCAGAAGTCACACCGCACAGAACATCAGAGAACACACACAGGAGAGAGACCCTTTGTctgcagtgaatgtgggaaatcgTTTGGTGAGAAGTCATACCTCAATGTACATCGAAAAATGCACACAGGAGAAAGACCCTATCATTGCAGAGAATGTGGAAAATCCTTCAGCCAGAAGTCATGCCTCAATAAACATTGGAGAACTCACACAGGAGAGAAGCCCTATGGGtgcaatgaatgtgggaaagctttctACCAGAAGCCAAACCTCAGCAGACATCAGAAAATTCATGCTCGGAAGAATGCCTACAGGAATGAAAACTTAATAATTGTGGGAAATACTTGA
- the ZNF793 gene encoding zinc finger protein 793 isoform X2 has protein sequence MIEYQIPVSFKDVVVGFTQEEWHQLSPAQRALYRDVMLETYSNLVSVGYEGTKPDVILRLEQEEAPWIGEAACLGCHCWDIWRVNIQRKRRQDMLLRQGTAISKKTLPKEKSREYNKFGKISLLSTDLFSSIQSPNNWNPCGKNLYHNLDLIGFKRNCTKKQDECYGYGKLLQRINHGRRPNGEKPRGCSHCEKAFTQNPALMYKPAVSDSLVYKRKRVPPTEKPHVCSDCGKAFCYKSEFIRHQRSHTGEKPYGCTDCGKAFSHKSTLIKHQRIHTGVRPFECFFCGKAFTQKSHRTEHQRTHTGERPFVCSECGKSFGEKSYLNVHRKMHTGERPYHCRECGKSFSQKSCLNKHWRTHTGEKPYGCNECGKAFYQKPNLSRHQKIHARKNAYRNENLIIVGNT, from the exons ATGATCGAATACCAG ATACCTGTGTCATTCAAAGATGTGGTTGTGGGCTTCACCCAAGAGGAGTGGCACCAGCTGAGTCCTGCTCAGAGGGCCCTGTACCGGGATGTGATGCTGGAAACCTATAGCAACCTCGTCTCAGTGG GTTATGAAGGCACCAAACCAGATGTGATCCTCAGGCTGGAGCAGGAAGAAGCACCATGGATTGGTGAGGCAGCATGCCTGGGCTGCCACTGTTGGG ACATCTGGCGAGTTAATATCCAGAGGAAAAGACGGCAAGACATGCTTTTGAGGCAAGGCACAGCCATAAGCAAGAAAACATTGCCCAAGGAAAAAAGCCGTGAATATAATAAGTTTGGGAAAATATCACTTCTGAGCACTGATCTTTTTTCTTCAATCCAGAGCCCTAATAACTGGAACCCTTGTGGAAAGAATTTGTACCATAATTTAGACTTGATTGGTTTTAAGAGAAACTGTACAAAAAAGCAAGATGAGTGTTATGGTTATGGGAAATTGCTTCAGCGTATAAACCATGGTAGACGACCTAATGGAGAAAAGCCCCGGGGTTGCAGTCACTGTGAGAAAGCTTTCACCCAGAACCCAGCACTTATGTATAAACCAGCAGTAAGTGATTCTCTCGTGTACAAACGGAAGAGGGTTCCACCTACAGAAAAACCCCACGTCTGTAGTGACTGTGGGAAAGCCTTCTGCTACAAGTCTGAATTCATTAGGCATCAGAGAAGTCACACTGGGGAGAAGCCTTATGGCTGCACTGACTGTGGGAAAGCCTTTTCACATAAGTCAACCCTCATCAAACaccagagaattcacactggggTAAGACCCTTTGAATGTTTTTTTTGTGGGAAAGCCTTTACCCAGAAGTCACACCGCACAGAACATCAGAGAACACACACAGGAGAGAGACCCTTTGTctgcagtgaatgtgggaaatcgTTTGGTGAGAAGTCATACCTCAATGTACATCGAAAAATGCACACAGGAGAAAGACCCTATCATTGCAGAGAATGTGGAAAATCCTTCAGCCAGAAGTCATGCCTCAATAAACATTGGAGAACTCACACAGGAGAGAAGCCCTATGGGtgcaatgaatgtgggaaagctttctACCAGAAGCCAAACCTCAGCAGACATCAGAAAATTCATGCTCGGAAGAATGCCTACAGGAATGAAAACTTAATAATTGTGGGAAATACTTGA